The Triticum aestivum cultivar Chinese Spring chromosome 7B, IWGSC CS RefSeq v2.1, whole genome shotgun sequence genome window below encodes:
- the LOC123156542 gene encoding protein HESO1, which produces MALVTVTPLSAPEPEPSARPDNLPRPSVAISWDTQALCKHAETCELGSEAFLIDPALLPTLEGLLLETYAMLRPKPVEYEQRRTMIDVFNKIAKDIFGKKDDFPVVEPFGSFTMDLFTTKSDLDLSVNFSNDMDGQFARKDKISVIRKFAKVLHKHQSRGRCYGVLPVLSAIVPVLKVTDKGTGVECDISVENKDGMSRSMIFKLVSSIDERFQILCYLMKFWAKTHDVNCPKDRTMSSMAIISLVAFHLQTRHPPILPAFSGLLKDGADFASVQRNVVLFKGFGSTNKESVAELFVSLMSKLLAVKDLWEQGLCASNFDGFWISKTWNRGIGNLSVEDFLDRSQNFARSVGKVEMQNICECLKDTVSKLTDFFRGKIDAPTLKILIFGALNQDVPVSHPSPKHVKSKRKRELRHDPGNSEKQQKKVKHAAQRGRAANRTDSILPTPTVFMPHVHQVGSTQPFNQIVHPSQLPIPPRLSYGLPQAHFHPGPHMIGQPHGSFIYSTDPGIQLQQQARHMFVPLPVHQPAINRSFHPHGFNGAHEVLYDDNSWLPYGINPNYRRV; this is translated from the exons ATGGCGTTGGTGACCGTTACGCCTCTTTCCGCGCCCGAACCCGAGCCCTCAGCTCGCCCCGACAACCTTCCCCG GCCCAGCGTGGCAATTTCATGGGATACCCAAG CTCTATGCAAGCATGCGGAAACCTGCGAGTTGGGATCAGAGGCATTCCTGATTGATCCTGCTCTGCTTCCAACTCTAGAAGGTCTACTTCTAGAAACATATGCGATGTTGCGCCCAAAGCCAGTTGAGTATGAGCAACGACGTACTATGATAGACGTCTTCAACAAAATTGCCAAAGATATTTTTG GTAAAAAAGATGATTTTCCAGTTGTGGAACCGTTTGGGTCATTCACAATGGATCTATTTACTACTAAAAGTGATCTTGATCTCTCTGTCAACTTTAGCAATGATATGGATGGTCAATTTGCTCGCAAGGACAAGATTTCTGTTATTAGAAAGTTCGCAAAAGTCCTACATAAGCATCAGA GCCGTGGTCGTTGTTATGGGGTTTTACCTGTTTTAAGTGCTATAGTTCCTGTACTGAAGGTTACTGATAAGGGAACTGGGGTTGAATGTGATATTTCAGTCGAAAACAAAGATGGCATGTCAAGATCGATGATATTTAAACTTGTTTCTTCAATTGATGAAAGATTTCAGATACTTTGTTATCTG atGAAGTTCTGGGCTAAGACACATGATGTTAATTGTCCCAAAGATCGAACGATGAGCTCGATGGCAATTATCTCCTTAGTTGCTTTCCATTTACAG ACCCGGCATCCTCCAATATTACCTGCATTTTCCGGCTTACTGAAAG ATGGTGCAGACTTTGCAAGTGTCCAGAGAAACGTTGTGCTATTCAAGGGGTTTGGGAGCACTAATAAAGAATCCGTTGCTGAACTTTTTGTATCACTAATGAGTAAA CTACTAGCAGTAAAGGATTTATGGGAGCAAGGGCTTTGTGCCAGCAATTTTGATGGATTCTGGATCTCAAAGACCTGGAACAGAGGAATTGGTAACTTGAGT GTGGAAGACTTCTTGGACAGATCTCAGAATTTTGCCAGATCAGTAGGGAAGGTGGAGATGCAGAACATCTGTGAATGCCTAAAGGATACTGTTTCCAAATTGACTGATTTCTTTAGGGGTAAAATTGATGCACCGACACTGAAGATCCTCATTTTTGGGGCGTTAAATCAGGATGTGCCAGTCAGTCACCCCAGTCCAAAACATGTTAAGAGCAAGAGGAAGAGGGAGTTGCGACATGACCCCGGAAACAGTGAGAAGCAGCAAAAGAAAGTGAAGCACGCTGCACAACGTGGCCGCGCTGCTAACAGGACTGATTCTATTTTACCAACTCCCACTGTATTTATGCCTCATGTGCATCAAGTAGGTTCTACCCAACCATTTAATCAGATTGTGCATCCATCTCAGCTTCCGATTCCTCCTCGGCTTTCCTATGGGTTGCCACAAGCACACTTTCATCCAGGTCCTCATATGATAGGACAACCTCATGGTAGTTTCATCTACTCGACGGATCCTGGGATTCAACTGCAGCAGCAAGCCCGGCATATGTTTGTTCCTTTGCCAGTCCACCAGCCAGCGATTAATAGGTCGTTCCACCCCCATGGTTTCAACGGGGCACATGAGGTCCTGTATGATGACAATAGCTGGTTACCTTACGGAATCAATCCGAATTACAGGAGGGTATGA